Proteins encoded within one genomic window of Halodesulfovibrio sp. MK-HDV:
- a CDS encoding BCCT family transporter — translation MDSQKSTEALLASSQISNRTICQICFFGAFSLIIASCFPLLVFPKKGELIINNLFDFVTVEMGWLYMLAALGAFGIILWFAFGPLSQKRLGDTIEYSTFSWIGMLFCAGVGAGIMFGGSIDWAYYMAFPMHGEPAGTWKAAEWGCAYGMFHWGPICWSIYAILAVPIGYSYYVKNVPILNISQTCKGILGKRVYSWPGKVIDILFMAGLIAGSATALGLGIPIVAAGVVSVTGIKHSFGLEVAILVVITLIFSTTSCLGLKKGLSRLSDFNVYIALGLMLFVFIAGPTVFLTDMAISSVGLLVSEFFRMATWMDPVGHKGFTQAWTIFYYAWFVAYAPFMSLFIAKISRGRTVRQVVLGPVIAASSGCAMFYLIFGNFGLHLQLTGQLDAISMVQEMKGATVIMAIADFLPFASFYKTMFALVTAISMATTFDAVSFALAATTTTMLKPDQEPARWNRLFWAVSLSILPIGIMLIDGPLSVLQTASIVVGLPVLGIVALGLASFFKEYCAEGWTPSRSSSRY, via the coding sequence ATGGATTCTCAAAAAAGCACTGAAGCTTTGCTTGCCTCTTCACAAATTTCGAATCGTACCATTTGCCAAATATGCTTTTTCGGTGCGTTCTCTCTCATTATTGCGAGCTGTTTCCCGCTACTTGTTTTCCCTAAAAAGGGAGAACTCATTATCAATAATCTGTTCGATTTTGTTACGGTTGAAATGGGCTGGCTTTATATGCTGGCTGCTCTTGGAGCCTTTGGAATTATTCTCTGGTTTGCCTTTGGCCCACTGAGCCAAAAGCGACTGGGTGATACCATTGAATATTCCACCTTTTCATGGATAGGTATGCTGTTCTGCGCTGGTGTCGGAGCTGGCATCATGTTCGGCGGTTCTATTGACTGGGCATACTACATGGCATTTCCAATGCACGGTGAACCTGCCGGAACATGGAAAGCTGCAGAGTGGGGATGCGCCTATGGAATGTTCCACTGGGGGCCTATCTGCTGGTCTATTTATGCAATATTAGCCGTCCCGATTGGCTATAGCTATTACGTAAAGAATGTCCCAATCCTCAACATATCTCAAACCTGCAAAGGCATCCTTGGTAAACGCGTTTACAGCTGGCCTGGTAAAGTTATCGACATACTCTTTATGGCCGGACTCATTGCAGGATCAGCAACAGCTCTCGGTCTTGGTATTCCTATTGTCGCCGCCGGTGTTGTGTCGGTCACAGGAATCAAACATTCCTTTGGGCTTGAGGTAGCTATTCTTGTTGTCATTACACTAATATTCTCCACCACATCCTGCCTTGGACTTAAAAAAGGGCTCAGCAGGCTTTCCGACTTCAACGTCTATATTGCACTCGGACTCATGCTGTTTGTTTTCATTGCAGGCCCCACAGTCTTTTTGACTGACATGGCAATTTCTTCTGTCGGTCTTCTCGTTTCAGAATTCTTCCGCATGGCAACATGGATGGACCCTGTAGGACATAAAGGATTCACGCAGGCTTGGACAATTTTCTACTACGCGTGGTTTGTCGCATATGCGCCGTTTATGAGCCTGTTCATTGCTAAAATTTCTCGCGGGCGCACTGTACGTCAAGTTGTACTAGGCCCTGTGATCGCGGCATCTTCCGGCTGCGCCATGTTTTACCTCATCTTTGGTAACTTTGGATTACACCTGCAACTGACAGGACAGCTTGACGCCATCAGCATGGTACAAGAAATGAAAGGTGCAACAGTCATCATGGCTATTGCAGACTTCCTTCCGTTTGCTTCATTCTACAAAACCATGTTTGCGCTTGTAACGGCTATTTCAATGGCTACTACCTTTGATGCTGTTTCCTTTGCCCTTGCAGCCACAACAACAACCATGCTGAAACCAGATCAGGAGCCTGCCCGTTGGAACAGACTTTTCTGGGCTGTTTCACTCAGTATCCTGCCTATAGGCATCATGCTTATTGATGGTCCATTGTCAGTGCTTCAAACAGCATCAATTGTTGTGGGACTTCCAGTTCTTGGCATTGTTGCCCTTGGACTGGCTTCTTTCTTTAAAGAATACTGTGCGGAAGGTTGGACACCGAGCCGATCATCATCCCGCTACTAA
- a CDS encoding molybdopterin-binding protein — translation MKTIHVQDAIGTMLCHDITRIVPNGEKGPAFHKGHIVTQEDISTLLDIGKEHLYVFDPKDGYVHENDAAERIASAAMGQGLKDSAPSEGKVNITAAHTGLLDINVEALTKLNSVQDVIFGTIHTMQLVKKGRGLAGTRVIPLVVTEDIVTEAEEILRDNAPLIQVRPLKKCKVGVIITGSEIYKGRIEDKFGPVIHTKFSSYGSTILGQKLVSDSQELTVNAINEFVEQGADFIVLTGGMSVDPDDQTPASIRASGADVITYGAPMFPGAMFMYAQLGDIPILGLPGCVMYYKASVFDVIVPRILAGVSVPAEDIVALGHGGYCEGCAECRYPVCGFGK, via the coding sequence ATGAAGACTATACATGTACAAGACGCCATTGGAACAATGCTCTGTCATGACATTACACGCATTGTTCCCAACGGAGAAAAAGGGCCTGCATTTCACAAAGGGCACATTGTCACTCAAGAGGACATTTCAACTCTCTTAGATATTGGCAAAGAGCACCTCTATGTTTTCGACCCAAAAGATGGATATGTGCACGAAAATGATGCGGCAGAGCGCATCGCATCCGCTGCAATGGGACAAGGGCTGAAAGATAGCGCTCCTTCTGAAGGAAAAGTAAACATTACCGCTGCCCATACTGGCTTGTTGGATATTAATGTTGAAGCGCTCACAAAGCTCAATTCTGTGCAGGATGTCATTTTTGGAACTATCCATACTATGCAGCTTGTTAAGAAAGGACGAGGTCTTGCTGGAACACGGGTAATCCCGTTGGTTGTTACAGAAGACATTGTAACTGAAGCTGAAGAAATTCTTCGCGACAATGCCCCGCTCATCCAAGTACGCCCTCTCAAGAAATGTAAGGTCGGCGTCATCATAACTGGCAGCGAAATATACAAAGGCCGCATAGAAGATAAGTTTGGACCAGTTATCCATACAAAATTTTCTTCATACGGAAGCACTATACTAGGTCAGAAGCTCGTGTCAGATTCACAAGAGCTTACCGTTAACGCTATCAATGAATTCGTTGAACAAGGTGCCGACTTTATTGTGCTGACAGGCGGTATGTCTGTTGATCCAGATGACCAGACTCCGGCATCAATTCGAGCATCAGGGGCTGATGTAATCACATATGGCGCTCCAATGTTCCCAGGTGCTATGTTTATGTACGCACAGCTCGGAGATATTCCGATACTCGGCTTGCCGGGGTGTGTCATGTACTACAAGGCCAGTGTCTTCGATGTTATCGTCCCTCGGATTCTTGCAGGTGTTTCAGTACCCGCTGAAGATATTGTAGCTCTTGGACACGGTGGATACTGTGAAGGCTGTGCTGAATGCCGCTACCCTGTCTGCGGCTTCGGAAAATAA
- a CDS encoding sensor histidine kinase, with amino-acid sequence MQKRLSIKYHIAGLTILLNLFILLCVATISGNISAQVIDEGMSEYVMALADSTASMPVVQETLFNGTPPDNSIQTIVEKLRAKTNASYMVVMDMNAIRLSHPIAARIGKAFVGGDEKEVFSGKRYVSRAVGTLGASLRAFVPVYYQDTQVGAVSVGILNTKTYQAKYLIWYKIVLLFFLCLPLSITGAFFLAGRIKKKMLNFEPHEIAKLLSENQMVIESVKDAIIAVDMHGRITVINRAAKKILKLKQNAVGRHISTVLPNSYLEDVLSSGKEIFDTYRKLGGIPCLVTVQPIIIQDKQVGALACFRDRSEAHRLAEELTGVRKFTDELRAQAHEFSNKLHTLLGLLHFKEYKKAEALILQGAELRTQLISQLENNIESPVIRGLLYGKLATCEEKNIHIELSLPSFIHNDIGIPSQDITLVLGNFIENAIESVEHSRVSSPEIHISMLLGDSELCLQVHDNGGGIPDNIASTLFSSQPQSSKEGHRGLGLRFVKKIADFYGGNASFSSDPEQGTVFTITLPIVSACSISTAY; translated from the coding sequence ATGCAAAAAAGATTAAGCATTAAATACCACATTGCAGGACTTACTATTTTGCTTAATCTATTTATCTTACTCTGTGTGGCGACAATCAGCGGTAACATATCTGCGCAGGTTATCGATGAAGGCATGTCCGAATATGTTATGGCTCTGGCAGACTCTACCGCCTCCATGCCCGTTGTTCAAGAAACGCTCTTCAACGGGACACCTCCTGACAACTCTATTCAAACAATTGTTGAAAAGTTACGAGCTAAAACCAACGCCAGCTATATGGTCGTTATGGATATGAATGCAATTCGCCTCTCGCATCCTATTGCCGCCCGTATTGGCAAGGCATTTGTCGGCGGTGATGAAAAAGAAGTTTTCTCCGGTAAGCGCTACGTTTCGCGTGCCGTGGGAACTCTTGGAGCATCTCTGCGAGCATTTGTTCCTGTCTATTACCAAGATACACAGGTTGGAGCTGTAAGCGTCGGCATTCTTAACACTAAGACTTACCAAGCCAAATACCTTATCTGGTACAAAATAGTCCTTCTTTTCTTTTTGTGCCTCCCTCTCTCTATTACAGGAGCCTTTTTTCTTGCCGGAAGAATCAAAAAGAAAATGCTCAATTTCGAACCACACGAAATCGCAAAACTTCTTTCTGAAAATCAAATGGTTATTGAATCTGTTAAAGATGCGATCATCGCTGTGGATATGCATGGACGCATTACTGTTATCAACCGCGCAGCAAAGAAAATTTTGAAACTGAAGCAGAATGCTGTTGGACGACATATCTCGACAGTCCTCCCCAACTCGTACTTGGAAGATGTGCTCTCATCTGGAAAAGAAATTTTTGATACCTATCGAAAGCTTGGTGGAATCCCTTGCCTCGTAACGGTACAGCCTATCATCATTCAAGATAAGCAAGTCGGCGCACTTGCCTGCTTCCGCGACCGAAGCGAGGCTCACAGGCTTGCAGAAGAACTCACAGGGGTTCGCAAATTTACAGACGAATTACGCGCACAAGCTCATGAATTTTCAAACAAGCTGCATACCCTGCTCGGGCTACTTCACTTCAAAGAGTATAAGAAAGCAGAGGCTCTGATTCTTCAAGGAGCCGAATTACGTACCCAACTTATTTCACAGTTGGAGAACAATATTGAATCACCTGTGATTCGAGGATTACTCTACGGTAAGCTTGCGACGTGCGAAGAAAAAAATATTCATATTGAACTTTCGTTACCGTCCTTTATCCATAATGACATTGGAATTCCGTCGCAGGACATTACTCTGGTTCTTGGTAACTTTATCGAAAACGCCATTGAATCTGTCGAACACAGCCGTGTATCGTCTCCTGAAATCCATATTTCAATGCTGCTCGGAGATAGTGAATTGTGTCTGCAAGTGCATGACAATGGCGGAGGCATACCAGACAACATTGCGTCTACCCTCTTCTCTTCGCAACCACAAAGCAGTAAAGAAGGACACAGAGGATTAGGACTCCGGTTCGTAAAAAAAATTGCCGATTTTTACGGCGGAAACGCCAGCTTCTCATCTGATCCGGAACAGGGCACAGTGTTTACAATAACACTGCCTATTGTCTCCGCATGTTCTATCAGCACGGCGTATTAA
- a CDS encoding response regulator: protein MKISVVIVEDDPMVADIHSKYVSSLAGFTVITVLENGQDAIDYLLEHDVDLVILDIFMPIKNGIDVLNTIKTEQLPVDVITITAAKEHDTVNTCLRSGVFDYILKPFAFSRLEQALQNYQQKFIARKNIGEKYQQQQIDLMLNFAAEETTLELPKGIQEFTLKKICTTLKSSPVPLSAAEAASESGISRVTARRYLEYLLEISRVTLEPQYAPVGRPVNRYRYR from the coding sequence ATGAAAATATCTGTAGTAATTGTTGAAGACGACCCAATGGTGGCAGATATTCATAGTAAATACGTATCAAGCCTTGCCGGTTTCACTGTCATTACCGTGCTGGAAAATGGTCAAGATGCCATCGACTACTTGCTGGAACACGACGTTGATCTCGTTATTCTTGATATTTTTATGCCGATTAAGAACGGAATTGATGTGTTGAACACCATCAAAACAGAACAATTACCCGTCGATGTAATTACCATCACAGCAGCTAAAGAGCATGATACAGTTAACACATGTCTTCGCTCCGGCGTGTTCGATTACATCTTAAAGCCGTTTGCATTCTCAAGATTAGAACAGGCGCTACAAAACTATCAGCAAAAATTCATCGCACGGAAAAATATTGGTGAAAAATATCAGCAGCAGCAAATCGACTTAATGCTCAATTTTGCAGCAGAAGAGACCACACTGGAACTTCCCAAAGGGATTCAGGAATTCACTCTGAAAAAGATTTGCACCACGCTCAAAAGCTCGCCTGTTCCTCTTTCTGCTGCGGAAGCTGCTAGCGAATCAGGCATTTCACGCGTTACAGCACGGCGCTATCTTGAATATTTACTTGAAATCAGCAGGGTCACACTTGAACCGCAGTATGCTCCTGTGGGACGTCCGGTAAACAGATACCGGTACCGATAA
- a CDS encoding TRAP transporter large permease codes for MEYLFIGGFLVLTLVGVPVAFSLTLSVSMCLYLFTNTPQVVLTQVMYSGIDSFSFMAVPFFMLAGAFMTAGGVTSRLVSFSQSLVGSFTGGLAQVVTVSGMFFAAISGSSAATTAAIGTTMVDEMERNGYEREKATGIVAAAGTVGIVIPPSITLVVYGVVAGVSIGDLFIGGFVPGALMGLAMCLVSWFYAKKHNLTSSQKFSVRNVLSSFKESFWALMTPVIIIGGIYGGIFTPTEAAAVAAVYGIFVGFFIYKELSLKDVPKIIFNAVIGTTIIMFIVGTAKVFGWLITNLQIPHHIGAYMVSITDSPFLFLLMMNVLLLVIGTLINASAAVVILTPIFLPVAVTLGIDPLFFGVLMVVNLAIGCITPPVGLDLFVASAITNVPIERVMRATMPYLGALLAVLLFLTLFPDVILFLPRLFS; via the coding sequence ATGGAATATTTATTTATTGGTGGTTTCTTAGTACTTACACTTGTTGGTGTTCCGGTTGCATTTTCGCTGACACTTTCCGTGTCCATGTGCTTGTATCTTTTTACAAACACACCACAGGTTGTGCTTACACAGGTTATGTACTCCGGCATTGATTCTTTTTCATTTATGGCAGTGCCGTTCTTCATGCTTGCAGGCGCTTTTATGACCGCAGGCGGGGTAACTTCCAGACTTGTATCGTTTTCGCAGTCACTCGTTGGATCATTCACAGGTGGTCTTGCCCAGGTAGTAACTGTTTCGGGTATGTTTTTCGCTGCAATTTCAGGATCATCGGCTGCAACTACGGCTGCAATCGGCACAACAATGGTCGATGAAATGGAGCGTAATGGGTACGAACGTGAAAAGGCTACCGGCATTGTTGCTGCTGCGGGTACTGTAGGTATTGTTATTCCGCCATCTATTACACTGGTAGTGTATGGGGTAGTTGCCGGAGTATCTATTGGTGATTTGTTCATCGGTGGTTTTGTGCCGGGGGCGCTGATGGGACTGGCTATGTGCCTTGTCAGTTGGTTTTATGCTAAGAAGCACAACCTTACTTCATCACAAAAATTTTCCGTTCGTAATGTTTTATCATCCTTCAAGGAATCCTTCTGGGCGCTGATGACTCCTGTCATTATCATCGGTGGCATTTACGGCGGAATATTTACTCCGACAGAAGCGGCAGCAGTTGCGGCGGTGTACGGTATTTTTGTCGGGTTCTTTATCTATAAAGAGTTGAGCCTGAAAGATGTTCCGAAAATTATCTTTAATGCGGTAATCGGTACCACCATTATTATGTTTATTGTTGGTACTGCTAAGGTCTTCGGCTGGCTGATTACCAACTTGCAGATCCCGCATCACATCGGGGCGTACATGGTATCCATTACGGATTCGCCATTCCTGTTCCTGCTTATGATGAACGTGTTGTTGTTGGTTATTGGTACACTTATCAACGCGTCGGCTGCGGTGGTAATTCTTACCCCAATTTTTCTTCCGGTTGCTGTTACTTTAGGGATCGATCCACTCTTCTTTGGTGTGCTTATGGTTGTTAACTTGGCAATCGGGTGTATCACTCCTCCTGTCGGGCTGGATTTGTTCGTTGCAAGTGCTATTACCAATGTTCCGATTGAGCGGGTGATGCGAGCGACGATGCCTTATCTAGGGGCGCTGCTTGCTGTACTACTCTTTCTGACTTTGTTCCCTGATGTTATCCTCTTCCTCCCAAGGCTATTTTCCTAG
- a CDS encoding TRAP transporter small permease, whose product MDSLLKRLRTVLYWVSVGCMSAMLCIIFMQVVTRYVFGYTYEWSEELARFLFVWVVFLGSALIMGEGGHLAVTLLVSKIKGRPSGTVLQFFINICSYIFIGLLFTQGWKMTSVMSFQTSPGMGLSMSYVYAIIPISAVLMLLYTVRDTLRIIAEARGKNSAELAES is encoded by the coding sequence ATGGATTCTTTGCTTAAACGTCTTCGTACTGTTTTATATTGGGTTTCGGTAGGTTGCATGAGTGCAATGCTGTGCATAATTTTTATGCAAGTAGTTACCCGCTATGTGTTTGGATATACATATGAATGGTCAGAAGAGCTCGCACGATTTTTATTTGTATGGGTAGTGTTCCTAGGTTCTGCGCTCATTATGGGGGAGGGCGGACACTTGGCAGTAACACTGCTTGTAAGCAAGATTAAAGGACGACCTTCAGGGACTGTTCTTCAATTCTTTATCAACATTTGCAGTTACATTTTTATCGGATTGCTGTTTACGCAGGGGTGGAAGATGACCTCCGTCATGTCCTTCCAGACATCACCGGGGATGGGGCTTTCTATGAGCTATGTGTACGCTATTATCCCGATTTCAGCGGTGTTGATGCTGCTCTATACCGTGCGTGACACACTTCGCATTATAGCTGAAGCACGTGGCAAAAATTCTGCTGAATTAGCAGAGAGCTAG
- a CDS encoding DctP family TRAP transporter solute-binding subunit: MKILRCLVMVFALVCMLGAASVQAKTVLKLGHIAEPVHPYGQGATKFAELVTQKSGGEIVVEVFPSSQLGSQKDLVEGLVFGTVDMALVGTAVLGQFQPQISIFDLPFLFANRDHAYKSLDSVGMKIGKQLEPKGIKLLGYMENGIRHLTNNVRPVNTPEEMKDLKVRVMNNKVFIEMMKSLGASPTPMAFSELYSAMQQGIVDGQENPSAHIWTKRFFEVQKYASKTAHAYSPEPVLISMAAWSRLDKDQQNIILESAKEAIAWQRKFSAEKDQAYWNKIQASGKISVIEVDRSVFKEATKPVYAKFASLVGQDNLDAIEALQ, from the coding sequence ATGAAGATTTTACGCTGTTTAGTTATGGTCTTTGCGCTTGTGTGTATGCTTGGTGCTGCTTCTGTTCAGGCAAAAACTGTTCTTAAATTAGGACATATTGCGGAACCTGTTCATCCATACGGACAAGGTGCAACTAAGTTTGCCGAACTTGTTACTCAGAAATCCGGTGGCGAAATTGTAGTAGAAGTTTTCCCTTCCTCCCAGCTTGGTAGTCAGAAAGATCTGGTTGAAGGTCTTGTTTTCGGCACAGTCGATATGGCTCTTGTCGGTACCGCAGTGCTTGGTCAGTTCCAGCCGCAAATTTCTATTTTTGACCTTCCTTTCCTTTTTGCCAACCGCGACCACGCCTACAAATCTCTCGATAGTGTTGGTATGAAAATTGGTAAACAGCTTGAACCTAAAGGTATTAAACTGCTCGGTTACATGGAAAACGGTATCCGTCACCTTACCAACAACGTACGTCCTGTTAACACTCCGGAAGAAATGAAAGACCTTAAAGTTCGTGTCATGAACAATAAGGTTTTTATCGAAATGATGAAGTCTCTCGGCGCCTCTCCAACTCCTATGGCTTTCAGTGAATTGTACTCTGCAATGCAGCAGGGAATTGTTGATGGTCAGGAAAACCCGAGTGCTCATATTTGGACAAAACGTTTCTTTGAAGTTCAGAAATATGCTTCTAAAACTGCTCACGCATATTCTCCTGAGCCAGTACTGATTTCCATGGCTGCATGGAGCCGTCTTGATAAGGACCAGCAGAACATCATTCTTGAAAGCGCTAAAGAAGCAATCGCTTGGCAGCGTAAGTTTTCTGCAGAAAAAGATCAGGCATACTGGAATAAAATTCAGGCTTCCGGAAAAATATCTGTAATCGAAGTTGATCGCAGCGTTTTTAAAGAAGCAACAAAGCCAGTATATGCAAAATTTGCATCATTAGTCGGTCAGGATAACTTAGACGCTATTGAAGCGTTACAGTAG
- a CDS encoding acyl-CoA dehydratase activase — translation MFGGIDIGSRSTEFVLQKDGEAVHRAQLPTTFSPLEQCKKLLSGHSPDCLVATGYGRELIKTLELPYQVDAITEIKAHALGAHALFPEARTVLDIGGQDTKAISLNAKGGIVRFEMNDRCAAGTGKFLEYTANVFQVGIEEFGAYALQGSNPPLINSMCTVFAETEATSLMAQGARPEDIALALHASVVRRTSTMLKRVGLVFPLVFSGGVANNGCIRKLLHENFGKKETICVAEEPDMCGAFGASLWAEKCYNG, via the coding sequence ATGTTCGGCGGAATAGATATCGGCTCGCGGTCTACGGAGTTTGTGTTGCAGAAGGATGGTGAAGCAGTACACCGTGCTCAGCTGCCTACAACTTTTTCGCCTTTAGAGCAGTGTAAAAAACTTCTCAGTGGGCACTCCCCTGACTGCCTAGTCGCAACAGGATATGGACGGGAGTTAATTAAAACTCTTGAATTACCGTATCAGGTCGATGCAATAACGGAAATTAAGGCTCATGCTTTGGGCGCCCATGCGTTGTTTCCAGAAGCACGCACCGTTTTGGATATTGGCGGGCAGGATACAAAGGCTATTTCGCTAAATGCCAAGGGTGGTATTGTCCGATTTGAGATGAATGACCGTTGTGCTGCGGGTACTGGTAAATTTTTAGAGTATACCGCGAATGTTTTTCAGGTGGGGATTGAAGAATTCGGTGCATATGCATTGCAAGGAAGTAATCCACCGCTGATTAACAGCATGTGCACAGTCTTTGCCGAAACGGAAGCTACTTCACTGATGGCGCAAGGTGCTCGTCCAGAGGATATTGCGTTGGCATTGCATGCGTCCGTTGTTCGGCGGACAAGCACAATGTTGAAACGGGTCGGTCTCGTTTTTCCTTTGGTTTTTTCTGGTGGTGTTGCGAATAATGGATGCATTCGAAAGTTGCTGCATGAAAACTTTGGCAAAAAAGAAACGATCTGTGTTGCTGAAGAGCCGGACATGTGTGGTGCTTTTGGCGCGAGCCTGTGGGCGGAGAAGTGCTACAACGGTTGA
- a CDS encoding double-cubane-cluster-containing anaerobic reductase, with translation MSDSAHKEMWENLNLDISAHDGLLEVLGKFYGDIYLSQENRLKGMEYLDFVLSEVHGLRIKEIQDAKASGKKVIGTFCVFVPEELTLAANAIHVGLCSGADAGTDEAEKIVPRNTCALIKSFIGFKLARICPYTESCDLVVGETTCDGKKKAYEAFGKLVPMHVMEVPQTKTADAKQLFKSEVLRYKEALEEMTGVEITVENLRKSIFIVNEKRRALQRLSRLRAADPAPISGRDALLINQVSFYDDPERFTQSINALCDQIEERIAQGDGVVPTGTKRLLLSGCPMAVPNWKLPYVMESSNAVIVGEESCIGSRNMRDLVDESVDTIEGMVDALVDRYMKIDCACFTPNDERMVNVENMAKELHADGVVHYALSFCQPYAHEAIKLQDALSQKGIPMLSVETGYSMEDVEQLKTRVEAFVEMLD, from the coding sequence ATGAGTGACTCTGCACATAAAGAAATGTGGGAAAATTTAAATTTAGATATTTCTGCACACGATGGTTTATTGGAAGTTCTGGGGAAATTCTACGGGGATATATACCTTTCACAGGAAAATCGATTGAAGGGTATGGAGTATCTGGATTTTGTTCTTTCAGAAGTCCATGGATTACGGATTAAAGAGATTCAGGATGCAAAAGCGAGTGGAAAGAAAGTAATTGGTACTTTTTGCGTGTTTGTTCCAGAAGAGCTGACACTTGCCGCTAATGCCATTCATGTGGGGCTTTGTTCCGGTGCAGATGCCGGTACAGATGAAGCAGAAAAGATTGTACCGCGTAATACCTGTGCACTTATTAAATCCTTTATCGGATTTAAGCTTGCTCGTATTTGTCCGTATACTGAATCGTGTGACCTTGTTGTTGGTGAAACAACTTGTGACGGAAAGAAAAAAGCATACGAAGCATTCGGAAAGCTTGTGCCGATGCATGTGATGGAAGTTCCGCAGACAAAAACAGCGGATGCGAAGCAGCTTTTTAAATCTGAAGTGCTCCGTTACAAAGAAGCATTGGAAGAGATGACCGGCGTAGAAATCACAGTGGAAAATTTACGAAAGTCTATTTTCATTGTGAATGAAAAACGCAGAGCTCTTCAGAGGCTTTCACGATTGAGAGCGGCAGACCCTGCTCCTATTTCCGGCCGTGATGCTTTACTTATTAATCAGGTATCATTTTATGATGACCCAGAACGCTTCACACAATCCATTAATGCTCTTTGTGACCAGATTGAAGAGCGTATTGCACAAGGCGATGGAGTTGTTCCTACAGGCACAAAACGCCTATTGCTTTCCGGCTGTCCAATGGCAGTGCCGAACTGGAAATTACCATATGTAATGGAAAGTTCTAATGCTGTTATCGTGGGCGAAGAGTCTTGCATTGGTTCCCGAAATATGCGTGACCTTGTTGATGAATCCGTCGACACCATCGAAGGAATGGTTGATGCGCTTGTAGATCGCTACATGAAAATTGACTGTGCATGTTTTACCCCGAATGACGAACGCATGGTTAATGTGGAAAATATGGCTAAAGAATTACATGCTGATGGTGTGGTTCATTATGCATTGTCATTCTGTCAGCCGTATGCGCATGAAGCAATTAAGCTACAGGACGCGTTGTCCCAGAAAGGCATTCCAATGCTGAGTGTGGAAACTGGCTACAGCATGGAAGATGTTGAACAGCTGAAGACACGAGTTGAAGCCTTTGTTGAGATGTTAGACTAG